The Dioscorea cayenensis subsp. rotundata cultivar TDr96_F1 chromosome 19, TDr96_F1_v2_PseudoChromosome.rev07_lg8_w22 25.fasta, whole genome shotgun sequence genome includes a window with the following:
- the LOC120283834 gene encoding uncharacterized protein LOC120283834: MVRKELGVFITNKVCRNAKGLVLRRIEEQFKHDFIHLHNYALELKATNPGSTVFIVSERKKADEPPMFKKIYVCLAAVREGFISGCRKLIGLDGCFLKGVVKGQILVAVGRDGNNQMYPVAWAVVDKETTETWSWFIELLSADLNIGDGLGWSLISDMQKGLIHAVNNLLPLIEHRMCARHIYARWGKIYPGKDLQIQFWCIARSTSEPEVKKQIQKMKDLKGGAKAVEELLDRWPISGTKKQGKCCKPNQRWRSE; this comes from the exons ATGGTTAGAAAAGAATTGGGAGTATTCATCACTAACAAGGTGTGTAGAAATGCAAAAGGTCTTGTTTTGAGAAGGATTGAAGAGCAGTTCAAGCATGACTTTATTCATTTGCATAATTATGCCTTGGAATTAAAGGCTACAAACCCTGGTAGCACCGTGTTCATTGTCtctgaaagaaagaaagcagaTGAACCTCCAATGTTTAAGAAGATATATGTCTGTCTAGCAGCGGTCAGGGAAGGGTTTATAAGTGGGTGCAGAAAACTTATTGGCCTTGATGGATGCTTTTTGAAGGGAGTTGTTAAAGGGCAGATCTTGGTGGCTGTGGGAAGAGATGGCAATAACCAGATGTATCCTGTAGCTTGGGCAGTTGTGGATAAAGAGACAACAGAAACTTGGTCATGGTTTATTGAGTTATTAAGTGCTGATCTTAACATTGGGGATGGATTAGGATGGTCTCTTATAAGTGACATGCAAAAG ggTCTAATACATGCAGTGAATAATTTGTTACCACTTATTGAGCATAGAATGTGTGCAAGACACATCTATGCAAGATGGGGAAAAATCTATCCAGGGAAGGACTTGCAGATTCAATTTTGGTGTATCGCAAGATCTACAAGTGAACCTGAAGTGAAGAAACAAATTCAGAAAATGAAAGACTTGAAAGGAGGAGCTAAAGCTGTGGAGGAATTATTGGATAGATGGCCAATTTCAG GCACTAAAAAGCAGGGAAAATGCTGCAAACCAAACCAAAGATGGAGATCAGAGTGA
- the LOC120283833 gene encoding uncharacterized protein LOC120283833, whose product MTSGPANVQNNMTSWDEFIIKYHHGGKLNREIDFEYLNGSVTEFHVDPDKLCYWDVLGDVKEIGCDINNVVELSYIDDDRTLKYIHNDQGIVGLVDQLRKHRAVDVYVEISNVKHDMILPKILLPGSHNVELNVGQDNQSENDSESNKDDDDNLVDVPFINYTSEADDEREEARDKLKKYVELKKSILEDANKNANGDGNIGPSNDTNVDGASRDIVHDTDTGKVTGYSSDYFDSSDPGSYDDTSDGSSADDAKRHMSSMQHYNPNVPLQDFCLGLRFPELKLFKKELVQFSTRKGFEFRYIKNDATRIRAQCT is encoded by the exons ATGACTAGTGGCCCTGCAAATGTCCAG AACAATATGACTTCTTGGGATGAGTTCATAATCAAGTATCATCATGGAGGGAAATTAAATCGAGAAATAGATTTTGAATATCTAAATGGGTCAGTGACAGAATTCCATGTTGATCCCGACAAGCTTTGCTATTGGGATGTGTTAGGAGATGTCAAAGAGATAGGGTGTGATATCAACAATGTTGTGGAGTTGTCTTATATAGATGATGACAGGACACTAAAATATATTCACAATGACCAGGGCATTGTAGGTTTAGTTGATCAACTAAGAAAACACAGGGCagtggatgtttatgtggagatTTCAAATGTTAAACATGACATGATTTTACCAAAAATTTTATTGCCTGGTTCACATAATGTTGAGTTGAATGTGGGACAAGACAACCAAAGTGAGAATGATAGTGAATCCAAcaaggatgatgatgacaatTTAGTAGATGTTCCATTTATAAACTACACTTCTGAGGCTGATGATGAAAGAGAAGAAGCTAgggacaaattaaaaaaatatgttgaattGAAGAAATCAATTTTGGAGGATGCTAATAAAAATGCCAATGGAGATGGAAATATAGGGCCTTCCAATGACACTAATGTAGATGGGGCATCTAGAGATATTGTACATGACACTGACACAGGGAAAGTAACTGGCTATAGTAGTGACTACTTTGATTCATCTGATCCCGGGAGCTATGATGATACAAGTGATGGATCCAGTGCAGATGATGCAAAGAGGCACATGTCTAGTATGCAGCACTACAACCCTAATGTCCCTTTGCAGGATTTTtgtcttggccttaggtttccAGAACTGAAACTCTTCAAAAAGGAACTTGTCCAATTTTCAACAAGAAAAGGGTTTGAATTCagatatattaaaaatgatgcAACCAGAATAAGGGCTCAATGTACTTGA
- the LOC120283832 gene encoding uncharacterized protein LOC120283832: MGCASSKRVEATVVADVYRPPPTSVSLFDVSKIEEPWMITTKVTNEDEDDIKSQDKKSQTLVPLSILDKLDSVELAPKSWLEVSKALEELKPTLNTQKLEVKNQQVIKKASNPNNNNNSLTTVLKKAESHEESLTSIGYYRPVKDNSFIVRDREEREKKKGGDQGEKKWRPRDPFEGYEEKKVPGNERGVVLYTTTLRGVRRTFEDCETARRVVEGIAVDAGVEVDERDVSLHGEYLKEVKEMVGEEVVVPRLFIMGRYIGGVEEVVQLGDVGKLREMMKWVVRRGEGGGKGGRRDCEGCGGARFVPCLECKGSCKVVVVVEEEEEKEKVVRCGECNENGLMLCPLCH, translated from the coding sequence atgGGTTGTGCTTCCTCTAAGAGAGTTGAAGCAACGGTGGTAGCCGATGTTTATCGACCACCGCCGACGAGTGTTTCGCTCTTCGACGTGAGTAAGATTGAAGAACCATGGATGATCACCACCAAAGTCaccaatgaagatgaagatgacatTAAGAGTCAAGACAAGAAGTCACAGACACTTGTCCCTCTGTCTATACTTGACAAGCTTGATTCTGTTGAACTAGCACCAAAGTCTTGGTTGGAAGTCAGCAAAGCATTGGAAGAACTCAAGCCAACACTCAACACTCAGAAACTTGAAGTAAAGAATCAACAGGTGATAAAAAAAGCTTCaaatcctaataataataataatagtctTACAACAGTACTGAAGAAAGCTGAGAGTCATGAGGAGAGTCTAACTAGTATAGGATACTACAGGCCAGTGAAGGATAATAGTTTCATAGTGAGGGATAGAgaagagagggagaagaagaaaggaggGGATCAAGGGGAGAAGAAGTGGAGGCCAAGGGATCCTTTTGAAGGATATGAAGAGAAGAAGGTGCCAGGGAATGAGAGAGGGGTGGTGTTGTATACTACTACGTTGAGAGGTGTAAGAAGGACGTTCGAAGACTGTGAGACGGCACGGAGAGTGGTCGAAGGGATTGCGGTGGATGCCGGAGTGGAAGTGGATGAGAGGGATGTGTCTTTGCATGGGGAGTATTTGAAGGAGGTGAAGGAGATGGTAGGGGAAGAGGTGGTGGTGCCAAGGTTGTTTATAATGGGAAGGTATATTGGAGGGGTGGAAGAGGTGGTGCAATTAGGGGATGTGGGGAAGTTGAGGGAGATGATGAAGTGGGTGGTGAGAAGAGGGGAAGGAGGAGGTAAAGGAGGGAGGAGAGATTGCGAAGGGTGCGGCGGAGCGAGGTTTGTGCCGTGTTTGGAGTGTAAGGGGAGTTgtaaggtggtggtggtggtggaggaggaggaggagaaggagaaggtggTGAGGTGTGGAGAGTGTAATGAGAATGGTCTTATGTTGTGTCCTCTTTGTCATTAG
- the LOC120250587 gene encoding RNA polymerase II transcriptional coactivator KELP, translating to MDEEMEKKISDVVLDILSTADMEKTTEFKVRTAAAERLGIDLSHPDRKRFVRSVVESFLKSKQAEAEAETVQEGGEEESGQQGDDQEEEDGGGNRGEKEFDDDGDLIVCRLSNKRRVTLQEFRGKTLVSIREFFEKDGKQFPTSKGISLSIDQWEAFRNLVPEIDDAIKKLESGED from the exons aTGGatgaggagatggagaagaagatctccGACGTGGTTTTGGACATCTTGAGCACCGCCGATATGGAGAAGACCACCGAGTTCAAGGTCCGTACAGCAGCCGCCGAACGCCTCGGCATCGACCTCTCCCATCCTGACCGCAAGCGCTTTGTACGATCAGTGGTTGAGTCCTTCCTCAAATCCAAGCAAGCTGAAGCTGAAGCTGAGACTGTccaagaaggaggagaagaggaaTCAGGACAGCAAGGGGAtgatcaagaagaagaggatggcGGAGGGAACCGCGGTGAGAAGGAGTTTGACGACGACGGCGATCTCATCGTTTGCCGG CTTTCCAACAAGAGGAGAGTGACGTTGCAGGAGTTTAGAGGGAAGACGCTGGTTTCGATAAGGGAGTTCTTTGAGAAGGATGGGAAACAGTTTCCGACCTCCAAAG GGATAAGCTTGTCAATTGATCAGTGGGAGGCCTTCAGGAATTTAGTTCCTGAAatagatgatgctatcaagaaGCTGGAATCTGGAGAAGATTGA